In the genome of Epinephelus fuscoguttatus linkage group LG4, E.fuscoguttatus.final_Chr_v1, the window tgTAAGGGAGAGAAGGTGGTGCGAAAAGGTGAAGGTTTGTCAACTGATTTTTAAAGCACTGTggagggacttttttttttttgcaaagagGAGGGGCACACAAATTTAGATGGTtgtacactgtatttattttaccaacattttttaaagaaaacatgccttccaacCCCTTCACCAAAATTACACTATTGCAGAATtacagaaactgtaaaaacagaaattatcacaGAGCAAGTTCATAATTATGTCGGCTTGTCTTCCATTTTGATATGAGTCCATAACTGGTCCCAAGGAGACACTCCTTTCTCCCGAACTCATAAGATGCCCTCATATGATGGGGTCTCTGTTGTCTTCCAGTGTCTTAGAATAACTCCACAGACAGTTATTAGACCCACAGtaacaacaggaaatacaaactTGGATACGTTCGCTCTGTGACTATGTGACCCTGTAGAGTGATGTATGAGGACATGtgtgacatgtttttgtgtgttagtTTGTATTCCTTCTCTTTCAATCTAGACTTAACTGTTAATTTTTCTTCATTTACTGGAGTCCACCTccacattataaaaaaaaaaacatgccttGTATTCTTGTATGCCTTGAAAATAATATATGTATGCCATGTGCCGAGCCTTtcaaaccaataaaaacttgaattataaaaaacaaacacaaaaacagagagtATCATTGGATTTTCAACTTTACGATGCTCTTTGGGTGCGTCATGTGCTACAAACGCTTCCATAAGATCCATAAgcaaatctgagcttaaaacagtgatatttcatcactttattctacGTCTCATTTAATATCACAAACTAATCAGCACGCACGACAAAGgtgaaaaaacaatgtttttttaactccaggattttgtcataaacttttaGCTTTTAGCCTCAAACACCAAAGGGTAagatttaaaaatctaatttatggtggagggagggtcatgcatatTCTGCTAGTCACgtagggaggctcaaggaaaaatatccGTAGCTTTAGGGAggttaaaaaagtaaaacaaaaatgaagaagTCACACTCCAGCTTTACTTGCCTCTGACAAGTatagaacagtccctaaatgtTGGAAAAGTTGAAATTGAAACAGTGGATTTGCACTTatatcatttaaaatatcatcagtggtgttttgttttttttttcgcttgaccttttttttaattcaatcaaATGTAGTCATATCagagaacaaacaaacatgatgtatcacATAACAAATGTAAGCTTTGCATCGACCTTGTTCATATTATAGACACAGGCAACACAGACATAGGCACTCAAATAACTTCATTCGTATATGCAATCACccatatatttaaaatatcttATGTTTTGATTCCTTAGAGAAATTAAGATAATTACCAAAATTCTGATTTTGACCAAGTTGAGGACTTTGTTGTACAATGATGAACACACTGTGGGCCTGTACATGTTTTATTATCTTTAAATACATAATATGTGTTGGAAATATTTCTCACAAGCCATGAAGACAGAACTCGTCATATAATTTTATTACTAGTGCGATCATAACTTTGTTTTCAAAGCTTAAGATATTCCTGTCTTCTTTAACATCAGTGATATCAGCGGTAGATTAGCTGGACTGCTCAGTCATCAAAGCTGCTCTGCGTTCGACTTCTTCTGTCTGAGTTTTATCAGCATCTGCGTGGAGCCACTGCGCGTGCTTTtagccaaaaaaaaaccttcaaacTGTCTCGTGCTGCTGTAGTTTAGTTTGTTAACAGTTTAATGATGGCCAACGACTCTGTGAAACTCTCCAAAAACCTCTTACGCATGAAGGTAAGTGGAGCTAACGCACTGGAGAAGGTGTTAGCCGTGTGTTAGCTAGCTTTAGCGCTCAAGAGTAGAACGACGCTCCAAATCTCATTCAGAAATCAGATGATAATTGTTTTCCTGCTCTTTGGAAAGCTGTTACACGTGACAGACATCAACGTTATGCATGTTTATGTCGAGTTTGAGCCAGTTATTAGTTCGGCATATAGTTGAGCTACCAAATGGGGTTTAAATTTAGCCAAAGTAGCAAATAATCTGGCTCACACCGTCTTTCCTGCTTATGTTGTTGAATGGATGCCACCGCAAAATAAGTACAATTTTAAATGAGCTTCTGTTGATTAGAGGGAAACGTGTTTAGCTTATCTAAATTACCACCATTTTACCCACCCCTGCAAATATACTGTTTGGGATTAAGTTGAAGTGTGGTCTTGTTTGCACAGTTCATGCAGAGAGGTCTGGATGCTGAGACGAAGAAGCAGCTGGAGGAAGATGAGAAGAGGATCATCAGTGATGAGCACTGGTATCTGGACCTGCCGGAGCTTAAAGCCAGAGAGTAGGTGTCAACTAATACATGCATACAGCCTCAGTACTTTACATTCACACTCGATGCAGAGGGTTTCTTGCCAAACTTTATTCAGAAATCTgccagtttatttttataatttatgTTGGCAAAtatacacatcaaataaaaatttAGTAATGACCTAGAGCAatgtatagatagatagatagatagatagatagatagatagaaaccACATTAAAAGTAAAGTATGCCCTTTAAAGGGCCATTGTGTAATATTTGTcctggtttattgtcaaatctgaatctgaatattctacccattaatatgtttatataagtgtataattgctatatatatatatatatatatatatatgtgtgtgtgtgtgtgtgtaaggcagACCAaacggacaatccagccagccagagaacgcgtttcgcgtgtataaataaaccaacaaagacagcggaaggaaggaagaaggcggaggaaacagcagagagtgttagtagttcgtcgatagagagtagtgaaaagtttttttagttataaagtttgcgaatggaccacacttaccacgcaacaggagagaatgaacccgaaccgtcatctgcgaggaaaagaagacgcaacttcactccttgtgatgcactctctgcagcgctttttCTCCttatgatatatctccccaaagatggcagcagtagcaccgaatcccattctgtgtagccaaatgggagcggaggattcagcctctcttctcgccggctcagcatccaagttcctcatctgtatgctccggctcaaacaggtatggctctgggtctgtgtccgctacaagaaactcttcaaaattgcgttcaaagtcgtccattgcagctactgtagtccggagatatcgctgggctaaataaacagctgaactctgtttaccggctacgctgtcagtaagtgtgcaggctggagattggtggagcagagaggggaggggggtccccgcTTGGTactgtaaacgagtatgtgtgtatggagcgTGTGTGTtgcgctagaagagtcagagtttgggacggagtcttttacaccctggagtgttaccagagtttctggagtgctcaaataaacggcctttttcccgaacgctcctctggtctcctgctcgtgagtgattcattacaatatcgtaacatggtttagatttctaaataaacattcaccttgtcgctagatagacctgctcctgaaaaactcgtgcgcaaggctttttgtccctacgaagccaccgtcatttacccgacgggaggggtgagcgagtgagccctgcaatctagaatttgaccactgatgtcactgttttcaacccattttacacactggccctttaagcatGTGCATTTATACCAGTGTGAGTGGGTATGAGAGGGATATTTTACACTTTGCTCTCAGTCTATGAGGTTGTTGAtatttaataatcaaattaaaacTAATGTAGTCTGATATAAACAAACCCACCTGTCATGAAGTTTCAGAGGAGTTAATGTCATGATAACTTTAGaggtgctgctgtgttgtgttggatCTTTCTAATCTGttgtctctttcctctctcaggAGTCTGATCATAGAGGAGAAGAGTTTTGTTCCCTGTGAAGACCTGAAGTACGGTCGCATCTCCTTCAAGGGTTTTAATCCAGAAGTCGAggtctgttgtcattttttaatctgtcaCATCCTCTGCTCCCTCCAGTCTTCTCACTGGTGTTTCTCTGCATAACTGTTGCTTTCAGGGAAATCAGAATGTTTTGGTGTTGTCGggtataaaaacataaatttatCTCCAGAATATCagaaacattttgatgtttttgtgaaacGACAAACTTTTCCCAAAGAAGCTGCaaattaaacaataaacatttaGGATGAAAACCTAAACTATAAATGCGACCatgtttgatttaaaatgtGGAGCCGTTCAcgatgttgtttgttttgcgTTCGTGACAGAAACTGATGGCTTTGATGAATCCAaaagatgaagaggagaaacaggaagaagaagacatcAGCCGGATGCAGACGGACGTCACAGATGAGGAAATGGCTCTCAGGTACAAACACAGGAAcaattgtttgttgttgtgcttTTAAATGTAAGCAGAgagattttatttaatttgaggtgtttgactttgttttcGGATTGGCAGTTTAATTAAAGGcagtgtaagatttagggggatttagtggcctcCAGCGGTGAGGATTGAAaatttcaaccagctgaaacttctcctggttagagttccttcagtgttcattgttcaggaggtttttactgggagctgaattatccatagaggtctcttcctctccaaaacaaacggaccaggtgatttaaaccagtaaaaacacagaataaagcagttaaaaaaaataaaaatgctaactactgcaccaccatgctgccaaTATAtttccctaaatcctacacactggacctttaagttttatatttgctgtttgtgtcttgtCATGATAACTTGCACACATGTATATGTTTGTACCTGCTGTT includes:
- the mphosph6 gene encoding M-phase phosphoprotein 6, producing the protein MMANDSVKLSKNLLRMKFMQRGLDAETKKQLEEDEKRIISDEHWYLDLPELKARESLIIEEKSFVPCEDLKYGRISFKGFNPEVEKLMALMNPKDEEEKQEEEDISRMQTDVTDEEMALRYESLVESMKKKFAKKRERATIEEDDVNQNVVETNTKRAFLKPQD